The proteins below are encoded in one region of Sphingobium sp. CR2-8:
- a CDS encoding FadR/GntR family transcriptional regulator, with amino-acid sequence MMQADDHPLSRPPSPSQRAVHDRIAHDVGVAIVGGRYQPGDILPGEERYSAEQGVSRTAYREAVRVLSAKGLVHSRTKSGTRINDRLRWNMLDLDVLAWMFEAGPTPQFLRDIFELRIVVEPAAAEFAALRRDGQDISRMGHALEEMRRFGLQTAEGRAADQGFHRLILLATRNESLITLATSVTAVVAWTTRFARDERKESRDPMPDHDAVFDAIMRGEGEEARLKMLALIRNASADAGML; translated from the coding sequence ATGATGCAAGCAGACGACCATCCCCTGTCCCGCCCGCCCAGCCCGTCGCAAAGGGCCGTCCATGACCGGATCGCCCATGATGTGGGGGTCGCGATCGTCGGTGGTCGCTACCAGCCGGGCGACATTTTGCCGGGCGAGGAGCGATATAGCGCGGAACAGGGCGTGTCCCGCACCGCCTATCGCGAGGCCGTCCGCGTCCTGTCGGCCAAGGGGCTGGTCCATAGTCGCACAAAAAGTGGCACGCGCATCAACGACAGGCTGCGCTGGAACATGCTGGACCTGGACGTACTCGCCTGGATGTTCGAGGCGGGACCGACGCCCCAGTTTCTGCGCGACATATTCGAACTGCGCATCGTCGTGGAACCGGCGGCGGCAGAGTTTGCGGCCCTGCGTCGCGACGGGCAGGATATTTCCCGCATGGGCCATGCCCTGGAGGAAATGCGCCGCTTCGGCCTGCAAACGGCGGAAGGACGCGCCGCGGATCAGGGCTTCCATCGCCTGATCCTGCTCGCCACCCGCAACGAATCGCTCATCACCCTGGCCACGTCGGTCACGGCGGTAGTCGCCTGGACCACGCGCTTCGCGCGCGACGAACGTAAGGAGTCGCGCGATCCCATGCCCGACCATGATGCCGTATTCGACGCGATCATGCGCGGCGAAGGCGAGGAAGCCCGGCTGAAAATGCTGGCCTTGATCCGGAATGCCTCCGCCGACGCGGGCATGTTATGA
- a CDS encoding TonB-dependent receptor yields the protein MMMKKGTQLSISLFALAMAQSAIAQSGPGQNAGVSDGDIIVTGMRASLSSAQNIKRNAQQLVNSVVAEDIGKLPDNNVVEALQRVPGIQVSPRARGESATVLIRGLPDVVTLVNGRNIFSTTGRSLSLADVPADLVAGVDVYKSRSADQLEGGIAGLINVRTRRPFDFKGLEVALAGREVYSEQPDKIDPYASALISNRWSTGIGEIGALISVSYHKTRYRDETIYSGGYFGYNLDNSRAPYTPGVPLDPRGTNPTEPRAFRTDVIGAFDRIGTRTRPAVNATLQWAPDDRLTIHADGLFYGYRERGNGNQNFTSMNGTLLAPLKFVGDTKLVQSLSIANGRVANFGNAYKNKADRWQGAVGADWEAGDWKAATELSYTRSKATDIGNNLDVDFIASRTDAVFNDGSGTPYFALPNDNIADPSRYFLSRLSTTRTLGDGKEWAWRGDLSYRSTFLIFSGLDAGIRLSKRDAKSDSFTQTVNCGPAVAVKCYTTRAASLPGLMTVTPGDFDTGTGNFVRQWATPTTSYLLNNIGTLRQLFGLAPGDPAFQDTQHFDINEKNYAGYGQANLEIGRLDGQVGVRVIRTDITSNAFLVLRGATSPVTIRNKSTDVLPSLALRYKLKDNLFLRFAASKTITRPSFAQLNPALTLTPPIPGQQPFGRGTSGNADLKPVRSDNYDLSLEWYIDRSSSITATIFRRDVSGFIQSVTSNFDIDYLGPDNGVYQITRPENSGSGKLQGIEGGFTFFPKGLPKWLDGIGVSANGTYIDGKNTALSPLPGVTGFLDIPFQNVSKYSATGTLIYEKGGFSGRASYVWRDRYNGGLHFTGVNPNFITNGQISNLDLSFSYEINPQFTVVFDATNVLKNLYQTSFNDPSLYPRDTVLYTRTFAVGFRAKL from the coding sequence ATGATGATGAAAAAGGGAACACAGCTGTCTATTTCGCTGTTCGCGCTCGCGATGGCGCAATCGGCGATCGCCCAGTCCGGCCCGGGCCAGAACGCGGGCGTCAGCGATGGCGACATCATCGTCACCGGCATGCGGGCCAGCCTGTCGTCGGCGCAAAATATCAAACGCAACGCCCAGCAACTGGTCAACTCGGTCGTGGCCGAGGATATCGGCAAGCTGCCCGACAATAATGTGGTGGAGGCGCTTCAGCGCGTACCCGGCATCCAGGTTTCACCCCGCGCCCGCGGCGAGTCCGCCACCGTCCTCATCCGCGGCCTTCCCGACGTGGTGACGCTCGTCAATGGCCGCAACATCTTCAGCACCACCGGCCGATCCCTGTCGCTGGCGGATGTGCCGGCGGATCTTGTTGCAGGCGTCGATGTCTACAAGTCGCGCTCGGCCGATCAGCTGGAAGGCGGCATTGCCGGCCTCATCAACGTCCGCACCCGCCGTCCCTTCGACTTCAAGGGGCTGGAGGTCGCGCTGGCGGGCCGCGAAGTCTATAGCGAGCAACCCGACAAGATCGATCCCTATGCCAGCGCCCTCATCAGCAATCGCTGGTCGACCGGCATCGGCGAAATCGGCGCCCTCATCAGCGTCTCCTATCACAAGACCCGCTATCGCGACGAAACCATCTATAGCGGCGGCTATTTCGGTTATAATCTCGACAACAGCCGCGCGCCTTACACGCCTGGCGTTCCGCTCGACCCGCGCGGCACCAACCCGACCGAGCCCAGGGCGTTTCGCACCGACGTGATCGGCGCCTTCGACCGGATCGGCACTCGCACCCGCCCGGCGGTCAACGCCACGCTGCAATGGGCGCCCGACGATCGCCTGACCATCCATGCCGACGGCCTGTTCTACGGCTATCGCGAGCGCGGCAACGGCAATCAGAATTTCACGTCGATGAACGGGACTTTGCTGGCCCCGCTCAAGTTCGTTGGCGATACCAAGCTGGTCCAGTCGCTCAGCATCGCCAATGGCCGCGTCGCCAATTTCGGCAACGCCTACAAAAACAAGGCCGATCGCTGGCAGGGCGCGGTGGGCGCGGACTGGGAAGCGGGCGACTGGAAGGCGGCGACGGAATTATCCTACACCCGGTCGAAGGCGACCGATATTGGCAACAATCTGGACGTCGACTTCATCGCGTCGCGCACCGACGCCGTCTTCAACGACGGATCGGGCACGCCCTATTTCGCCCTGCCCAACGACAATATCGCCGATCCCTCGCGCTATTTCCTGTCGCGCCTGTCGACCACGCGCACGTTGGGCGATGGCAAGGAATGGGCATGGCGTGGCGATCTGTCCTATCGCTCGACCTTCCTGATCTTCTCGGGCCTCGACGCGGGTATCCGCCTCAGCAAGCGCGACGCCAAATCGGACAGCTTCACCCAGACGGTAAATTGCGGTCCGGCGGTCGCGGTCAAATGCTACACCACCCGCGCCGCCAGCCTGCCGGGCCTGATGACGGTGACGCCCGGGGACTTCGACACCGGCACCGGCAATTTCGTGCGCCAATGGGCTACGCCGACGACCAGCTATCTGCTGAACAATATCGGGACGCTGCGTCAGCTGTTCGGACTGGCCCCGGGCGATCCGGCCTTTCAGGACACCCAGCATTTCGACATCAACGAGAAGAACTACGCCGGTTACGGACAGGCCAATCTGGAGATCGGCCGACTGGACGGCCAGGTCGGCGTGCGGGTCATCCGCACCGACATCACCTCCAACGCTTTTCTGGTTCTGCGCGGCGCCACCTCGCCCGTCACCATCCGCAACAAAAGTACGGATGTGCTGCCCAGCCTGGCGCTACGCTACAAGCTCAAGGACAATCTGTTCCTGCGCTTCGCCGCCAGCAAGACGATCACCCGCCCCAGCTTCGCGCAGCTCAACCCCGCGCTTACCCTGACGCCGCCCATACCCGGGCAGCAGCCCTTCGGGCGCGGCACCAGCGGCAATGCGGATCTCAAGCCGGTTCGCTCCGACAATTACGACCTGTCGCTCGAATGGTATATCGACCGGTCCAGTTCGATCACCGCGACCATCTTTCGCCGCGACGTCTCGGGTTTCATTCAGTCGGTCACCAGCAATTTCGACATCGACTATCTTGGCCCCGACAATGGCGTCTATCAGATCACCCGACCGGAAAATTCCGGCTCGGGCAAGTTGCAGGGGATAGAGGGTGGCTTCACCTTTTTCCCCAAGGGACTGCCCAAATGGCTCGACGGCATCGGCGTCAGCGCCAACGGCACCTATATCGACGGCAAGAATACGGCCCTGTCGCCGCTACCCGGCGTCACCGGCTTTTTGGACATACCGTTCCAGAATGTCTCCAAATATTCCGCCACCGGCACGCTCATCTATGAAAAGGGCGGCTTCTCCGGCCGGGCCTCCTATGTCTGGCGCGACAGATATAATGGCGGGCTGCACTTTACCGGGGTCAATCCCAACTTCATCACCAACGGCCAGATCAGCAATCTCGACCTGTCCTTCTCCTATGAGATCAATCCGCAGTTCACCGTCGTGTTCGATGCGACCAACGTGCTGAAAAATCTCTATCAAACTTCGTTCAACGACCCCAGTCTCTATCCGCGCGACACGGTTCTCTACACGCGCACCTTCGCCGTCGGTTTTCGCGCGAAGCTTTGA
- a CDS encoding GH39 family glycosyl hydrolase: MTISPMIASLSMLMALPQLAQAQTASAQEARQVAISVDTAKSAGKLPPVWRFFGADEPNYATMKDGRKLLVELGELKKGEVYFRAHNLLSSGDGTAAFKWGSTNAYTESKDGKPVYDWKVVDGIIDTYLARGVRPYLQIGFMPQAMSAAPAGTPYQHEWRPGFDYKLIATGWTYPPKDYEKWAELVYQWTLHNIEKYGKAEVEKWYFEVWNEPNSSFYWTASPEEFYKLHDYAIGAVRRALPTARVGGPDVAGAGGTFMDGFLKHVSSGKNYVTGQTGTPTDFLSFHAKGKPVFVGGHVRMGIATHLQEADRGFTKILSIPALATKPVVIGESDPEGCAACPGPQNDYRNGTMYSSYTAASFARIWELAERRKVNLEGVLSWSFEFEDQPWFAGYRQLSTNGVDLPVLNVFRLFAQLGETKLATTNAAQIPLDQAMAKGIQGNADIGSIATRTADGKVALLLWHYHDDDVPGPDAQVKIDLKGLKAAPTGAKLWRVDGDHANAFSAWKKMGSPQSPNQDQYAQLEAASVMKAEDVTVSGVRGAASVDLKLPRQGVALLVLDAQ; encoded by the coding sequence ATGACGATTTCCCCAATGATCGCTTCCCTGTCGATGCTGATGGCGCTGCCGCAACTGGCCCAGGCCCAGACGGCGTCGGCGCAGGAAGCGCGGCAGGTCGCCATCAGCGTGGACACCGCGAAATCGGCGGGCAAGTTGCCCCCGGTGTGGCGCTTCTTCGGCGCGGACGAACCCAATTATGCGACCATGAAGGATGGCCGCAAATTGCTGGTGGAACTGGGTGAACTCAAGAAAGGCGAAGTCTATTTCCGCGCCCACAATCTGCTGAGCAGCGGCGATGGCACCGCCGCGTTCAAATGGGGCAGCACCAACGCCTATACCGAAAGCAAGGACGGTAAACCGGTCTATGACTGGAAAGTGGTGGACGGCATCATCGACACTTATCTGGCGCGCGGCGTGCGGCCCTATCTCCAGATCGGCTTCATGCCGCAAGCCATGTCCGCCGCGCCCGCCGGTACGCCCTATCAGCATGAATGGCGGCCCGGTTTCGACTATAAGCTGATCGCGACGGGTTGGACCTACCCGCCCAAGGACTATGAGAAATGGGCGGAACTCGTCTATCAATGGACGCTCCACAATATCGAGAAATACGGCAAGGCCGAAGTCGAAAAATGGTATTTCGAGGTCTGGAACGAGCCGAACTCGTCCTTCTACTGGACCGCTTCTCCGGAGGAATTCTACAAGCTGCATGACTATGCGATCGGGGCGGTGCGCCGCGCGTTGCCGACCGCGCGGGTCGGCGGGCCGGACGTCGCCGGGGCCGGGGGCACCTTCATGGACGGCTTCCTGAAACATGTGTCGTCGGGCAAGAATTATGTGACCGGCCAGACCGGCACGCCCACCGACTTCCTGTCCTTCCATGCCAAGGGCAAGCCGGTCTTCGTCGGCGGCCATGTCCGCATGGGCATCGCCACCCATTTGCAGGAGGCCGATCGCGGCTTCACCAAGATACTGTCCATTCCTGCGCTGGCGACCAAGCCGGTGGTGATCGGCGAAAGCGATCCGGAAGGCTGCGCCGCCTGTCCCGGACCGCAGAACGACTATCGCAACGGCACCATGTACAGCAGCTACACCGCAGCCAGTTTCGCGCGCATCTGGGAATTGGCCGAACGGCGGAAGGTCAATCTGGAAGGCGTGCTGTCCTGGTCCTTCGAATTTGAGGATCAGCCCTGGTTCGCGGGCTATCGCCAGCTGTCCACCAACGGCGTCGACCTGCCGGTGCTCAATGTCTTCCGCCTCTTCGCCCAACTGGGCGAGACGAAGCTGGCGACGACCAACGCAGCCCAGATCCCGCTCGACCAGGCGATGGCGAAAGGCATTCAGGGCAATGCCGATATCGGGTCGATCGCCACTCGCACGGCGGATGGCAAGGTCGCGCTGCTGCTGTGGCATTATCATGACGATGACGTCCCCGGGCCGGATGCGCAGGTGAAGATCGATCTGAAAGGGCTGAAGGCCGCACCGACGGGCGCGAAGCTGTGGCGGGTCGATGGCGACCATGCCAACGCCTTTTCCGCCTGGAAGAAAATGGGATCGCCCCAGTCCCCCAATCAGGATCAATATGCCCAATTGGAAGCTGCATCGGTCATGAAAGCGGAAGATGTGACCGTATCCGGCGTTCGCGGCGCGGCCAGCGTCGATCTGAAGCTGCCGCGCCAGGGCGTGGCGTTGCTGGTTCTGGACGCGCAATAG
- a CDS encoding MFS transporter: MTDPGRAGVRLYAGRWAIAAMITVAIAISYLDRQTLPWAIKYIEADIPIGNQTKAFLDSAFLATYGLMYLGGGWLLDRVGTRRGFLAIMIFWSLACASHGLAGGIAALVVSRLLLGMGEGGGFPAATRAIAEWFPPERRAAAMGLVNAGTAVGAVIAPPLIAGILAYGHWFDLASWRWVFFITGGLGLAWALWWFLTYRTPPTDDALDIVDAGPTPTIAMLLSRREVRGLVAAKFLSDGAWYFYLFWLPKYLFEAHGFDLKQAATIGWIPYAASGVGSLCGGWLSSRLLSSGRSVDAARKIALGLSAACMPWVMLAPSAASVAAVIAIFSLAFFGQQSWSTLVMTLPTDLAPRSALGRLAGLVGLGGAFGGIVMGQAAGWALDAGLGYTPVLTLAATLHLIAFALICLFIPRISQLTFSRKAVP, encoded by the coding sequence ATGACCGATCCGGGCAGGGCAGGCGTGCGGCTTTACGCGGGGCGCTGGGCGATCGCGGCGATGATAACCGTCGCCATCGCGATCAGCTATCTCGATCGCCAGACCCTGCCCTGGGCGATCAAATATATCGAGGCCGACATTCCGATCGGCAACCAGACCAAGGCGTTCCTCGATTCCGCCTTCCTCGCCACCTATGGACTCATGTATCTGGGTGGCGGCTGGCTGCTCGACCGGGTGGGCACGCGGCGTGGGTTCCTGGCGATCATGATCTTCTGGTCGCTCGCCTGCGCCAGCCATGGCCTCGCGGGCGGCATAGCCGCACTGGTGGTCAGCCGCCTGTTGCTCGGCATGGGGGAGGGCGGTGGTTTTCCCGCCGCCACCCGCGCCATCGCCGAATGGTTTCCGCCCGAACGGCGTGCCGCCGCCATGGGTCTGGTCAATGCCGGGACGGCGGTGGGCGCGGTCATCGCCCCGCCACTGATTGCAGGCATACTCGCCTATGGTCACTGGTTCGATCTGGCGAGCTGGCGCTGGGTCTTCTTCATCACCGGTGGCTTGGGTCTTGCCTGGGCGCTCTGGTGGTTCCTGACCTACCGCACACCGCCAACCGACGATGCGCTGGACATAGTGGATGCGGGGCCGACCCCGACCATCGCCATGCTCCTGTCCCGCCGCGAAGTGCGTGGCCTCGTCGCCGCCAAGTTCCTGAGTGACGGCGCCTGGTATTTCTACCTTTTCTGGCTGCCCAAATATTTGTTCGAAGCGCACGGCTTCGACCTCAAACAGGCCGCGACGATCGGCTGGATTCCCTATGCCGCGTCGGGCGTGGGCAGCCTGTGCGGCGGCTGGCTGTCCAGCCGTCTCCTCTCCTCCGGCCGCTCGGTCGATGCCGCGCGCAAGATTGCTCTGGGTTTGAGCGCCGCCTGCATGCCCTGGGTCATGCTCGCCCCGTCGGCCGCCTCGGTTGCGGCGGTCATCGCGATCTTCAGCCTCGCCTTCTTCGGCCAGCAAAGCTGGTCCACGCTTGTCATGACCCTGCCGACCGACCTTGCGCCGCGCAGTGCGCTCGGCCGCCTGGCCGGATTGGTCGGCCTCGGCGGTGCCTTCGGCGGCATCGTCATGGGGCAGGCGGCGGGCTGGGCGCTCGACGCCGGGCTTGGCTACACCCCGGTGCTGACGCTCGCCGCGACGCTGCACCTGATCGCCTTCGCGCTGATCTGCCTCTTCATACCCCGCATTTCCCAACTCACCTTCTCTCGAAAGGCCGTCCCTTGA
- a CDS encoding L-rhamnonate dehydratase produces MKITEVRTRVVQWEGDTVPLPPHFCTNPMDLVSPMLSPETMGTFTFHGWLIVEIFTDAGLVGIGNAALAPLVTKQMIDQYLAPLLIGQDPWDSEFLWQHMYRKTMAFGRKGVALVAISALDIAIWDLMGKAAKQPVFRLLGGRTKAKIPVYASRLYSIPLEELAREAAAYKAQGYKAMKLRFGWGPIDGAAGMARNVELIRTVRETVGDEIDIMADAYMGWSLDYAKRMMRLIEPFNLRWLEEAIIPDDINGYHELRRFGTTPIAAGEHEFTSYGFRQMIEAKALDYFQFDTNRVGGITAARKIQALAEAYSIPVVPHAGQMHNYHVVMASLNSPIAEYFPMVDVEVGNELFWYIFKGEPQAVDGHIDLDDNLPGLGLEIDEAALSRFKVIG; encoded by the coding sequence TTGAAAATCACCGAAGTCCGCACCCGCGTCGTCCAGTGGGAAGGCGACACCGTCCCGCTGCCGCCGCATTTCTGCACGAACCCGATGGACCTTGTGTCCCCCATGCTCTCGCCCGAAACCATGGGCACCTTCACCTTCCATGGCTGGCTGATCGTGGAAATCTTCACCGACGCGGGACTTGTCGGCATCGGCAACGCCGCGCTTGCCCCGCTCGTCACCAAGCAGATGATCGATCAATATCTCGCCCCCCTGCTGATCGGCCAGGACCCGTGGGACAGTGAATTCCTGTGGCAGCACATGTACCGCAAGACCATGGCCTTCGGGCGCAAGGGCGTAGCGCTGGTCGCCATCTCCGCGCTCGACATCGCCATCTGGGACTTGATGGGCAAGGCCGCAAAGCAGCCCGTCTTCCGCCTGCTCGGCGGCCGGACCAAGGCGAAAATCCCGGTCTATGCCAGCCGCCTCTATTCCATCCCCCTGGAAGAGCTGGCGCGGGAAGCCGCCGCCTACAAGGCGCAGGGCTACAAGGCGATGAAGCTGCGTTTCGGCTGGGGGCCGATCGACGGCGCAGCGGGCATGGCGCGCAACGTCGAATTGATCCGCACCGTGCGCGAAACCGTGGGCGATGAAATCGACATCATGGCCGACGCCTATATGGGCTGGAGCCTCGACTATGCCAAACGCATGATGCGCCTCATCGAACCCTTCAACCTGCGCTGGCTGGAAGAAGCGATCATCCCCGACGACATCAACGGCTATCATGAACTGCGCCGCTTTGGCACCACGCCGATCGCGGCGGGCGAACATGAATTTACCAGCTACGGCTTCCGCCAGATGATAGAGGCCAAGGCGCTCGACTATTTTCAGTTCGACACCAACCGCGTCGGCGGCATCACCGCCGCGCGCAAGATCCAGGCGCTGGCCGAAGCCTATTCCATCCCTGTCGTTCCGCATGCCGGGCAGATGCACAATTATCATGTCGTGATGGCCAGCCTGAACAGCCCCATCGCCGAATATTTCCCCATGGTCGATGTGGAGGTCGGCAACGAACTCTTCTGGTATATTTTCAAGGGCGAACCGCAGGCGGTGGACGGGCATATCGATCTGGACGACAACCTCCCCGGTCTGGGCCTCGAAATTGACGAGGCCGCTCTCTCTCGCTTCAAGGTGATCGGATGA
- a CDS encoding NAD(P)-dependent oxidoreductase — translation MKVAVLGLGLMGGGMARQLLAAGFDVAVWNRSPDKATPLADAGARIAATPADAATGAAIVVAMLADDSVSRTIWTGPDGALAAMEGEAIAIDSSTLTDAWATELADLAARQGIRFLEAPVTGSRDQAAQGALRFLVGGDAATLADARPAFDAMGSAIVHLGPVGSAATMKLANNFLCGVQAASLAEAIALLEKRGLDIEQALSILTDGAPGSPMVKGVGRRMLDRDYQPHFMVPLMAKDLGYAAQALSDVGIISAIAQAARARYVEADVAGEGKRDIAAIVEPLRKA, via the coding sequence ATGAAGGTAGCGGTTCTGGGGCTTGGCCTGATGGGCGGCGGCATGGCGCGGCAGTTGCTGGCGGCCGGGTTCGACGTGGCGGTCTGGAACAGAAGCCCGGACAAGGCGACGCCGCTGGCCGACGCAGGCGCGCGGATCGCGGCGACCCCGGCAGACGCAGCGACCGGCGCGGCCATCGTCGTCGCGATGCTGGCCGACGACAGCGTGTCGCGCACGATCTGGACCGGTCCGGATGGCGCGCTGGCCGCCATGGAAGGGGAAGCAATTGCGATTGATTCCAGTACGTTGACTGATGCCTGGGCGACGGAACTGGCCGATCTCGCCGCAAGGCAGGGCATCCGCTTCCTCGAAGCCCCCGTCACCGGCAGTCGCGATCAGGCGGCGCAGGGCGCCTTGCGCTTTCTGGTCGGCGGCGACGCGGCGACGCTCGCTGATGCCCGCCCGGCGTTCGACGCGATGGGCAGTGCTATCGTCCATCTCGGCCCGGTCGGCAGCGCGGCGACCATGAAGCTTGCCAACAACTTCCTGTGCGGCGTCCAGGCCGCCAGTCTTGCCGAAGCCATCGCGCTGCTGGAAAAGCGGGGCTTAGATATCGAACAGGCGCTCTCGATCCTGACCGACGGCGCGCCGGGTAGTCCGATGGTGAAGGGCGTGGGCCGCCGCATGCTCGACCGCGACTATCAGCCGCATTTTATGGTGCCGCTGATGGCCAAGGATCTGGGCTATGCCGCCCAGGCGCTGAGCGATGTCGGCATCATATCCGCCATCGCTCAGGCGGCGCGCGCCCGCTATGTCGAGGCCGATGTCGCAGGCGAGGGAAAACGCGACATCGCCGCGATCGTGGAACCGCTCAGAAAAGCCTGA
- a CDS encoding UvrB/UvrC motif-containing protein — MTKPDEVDLEALRLSMEDAANRGDFETAAALRDRISLLRGASAGTRSADFDPSGLERQTPGAMGLGTSQQRVSPPAGWTRPKKPDPMTTGRSRRGGRRKGAT, encoded by the coding sequence ATGACGAAGCCTGACGAAGTCGACCTGGAAGCGCTGCGCCTTTCCATGGAAGACGCTGCCAATCGCGGAGATTTCGAGACAGCAGCCGCCTTGAGAGACCGTATCAGCCTATTGCGTGGCGCGTCGGCGGGCACGCGATCTGCCGATTTCGATCCTAGCGGGCTGGAACGTCAGACACCCGGCGCCATGGGGTTGGGGACGAGCCAGCAACGGGTGTCTCCACCGGCTGGATGGACGCGACCGAAGAAGCCCGATCCCATGACCACTGGGCGATCGCGGCGTGGAGGTCGGCGGAAAGGCGCGACCTGA
- a CDS encoding oxygenase MpaB family protein encodes MSADRPRRLDVDRAMLTPFALSDGIKESIRRQVVGLFNDRDRGETSVSRSDNAILGPGSVAWRVHGDVASMMVGGISSLLMQMLHPSVLAGVWDHSNFRKDMHGRLRRTARFIAITTYADRQSAEATIARVRAVHDHVSGTLPNGAPYSANDPALLAWVHVTETSSFLDAWIRYGEPTMSLADQDRYFAEMAVIGEAMGASPVPQSRSQVRALIEAMRPQLKVDARTSTVARLIMDGRQTSLAAEIPRRLTVQAAVDLLPRWARVMHGLNLSPLERPIVRAGTFGIAQTLRWAFK; translated from the coding sequence ATGTCCGCGGACCGACCGCGCCGACTGGACGTTGATCGTGCCATGCTGACCCCTTTCGCCCTTTCCGATGGCATAAAAGAGTCTATCCGCCGTCAGGTGGTGGGTTTGTTCAATGATCGCGATCGGGGTGAAACGTCGGTATCGCGAAGCGACAATGCCATTCTGGGTCCGGGATCTGTCGCATGGCGGGTGCATGGCGATGTGGCATCCATGATGGTCGGCGGGATAAGCAGCCTGTTGATGCAGATGTTGCATCCGTCGGTCCTGGCGGGCGTATGGGACCATTCCAATTTCCGCAAGGACATGCATGGCCGTCTGCGCCGGACGGCGCGCTTCATCGCCATCACGACTTACGCCGATCGCCAGTCGGCTGAAGCGACCATAGCGCGAGTCCGTGCGGTGCATGACCATGTCAGTGGCACCCTGCCCAACGGCGCACCCTATAGCGCCAATGACCCCGCGCTGCTGGCCTGGGTCCATGTCACCGAAACGAGCAGCTTCCTCGATGCCTGGATACGCTATGGAGAACCGACCATGTCCCTCGCCGATCAGGATCGCTATTTTGCGGAAATGGCGGTGATCGGCGAGGCCATGGGCGCCAGCCCGGTCCCACAGTCTCGATCGCAGGTGCGTGCGCTGATCGAAGCGATGCGTCCGCAATTAAAAGTGGATGCGCGAACGTCGACGGTTGCACGGCTGATCATGGACGGCCGCCAAACCAGCCTGGCAGCCGAGATACCAAGGCGGCTGACGGTTCAGGCAGCTGTCGACCTTTTACCGCGATGGGCGCGCGTTATGCACGGGCTGAACCTGTCCCCTCTGGAGCGCCCGATCGTGCGCGCAGGCACGTTCGGCATCGCCCAGACGCTCCGCTGGGCTTTCAAATGA
- a CDS encoding polyhydroxyalkanoic acid system family protein, whose translation MQPIVINFPHQLDPAELRRRMVKGVDRLPSHIPGGAAEVRSNWASDDRMEVDVKAMGQSVTTTLDIAVHNVRVTVLLPMMLQFLAGPIAAIVHRSGEKLLLDDGRKGTDASREAD comes from the coding sequence ATGCAGCCCATCGTCATCAATTTTCCGCACCAGCTTGACCCAGCCGAACTACGCCGACGGATGGTGAAAGGCGTCGACAGGTTGCCGAGCCATATTCCCGGCGGCGCGGCGGAGGTTCGTTCGAACTGGGCCAGCGACGATCGGATGGAGGTCGATGTCAAAGCCATGGGACAGTCCGTCACGACGACGCTGGACATCGCCGTGCATAACGTCCGGGTAACGGTGCTGCTGCCGATGATGTTGCAGTTCCTGGCGGGTCCGATCGCGGCCATCGTGCATCGCAGTGGTGAAAAACTACTTCTCGACGACGGACGGAAAGGGACCGACGCCAGTCGGGAGGCCGATTGA
- a CDS encoding glutathione S-transferase, whose protein sequence is MPDPILYSFRRCPYAMRARLALAISATSVELREVRLSAKPAAMLAASPKGTVPVLVLPNGAVIDQSMNIIRHALARHDPEGWLDHDDPALIAANDGPFKHDLDRYKYPERHGADPTAHRQSGLAFLQEIEDRLAQATHLCGPKRGIADAAIVPFVRQFAAVEPDWFTLQPLARLKLWLSDYLASDLFAAIMLRVSPWSDGDSVVRVNWDDAPLSWTAHHPPRDE, encoded by the coding sequence TCCTCTACAGCTTCCGCCGCTGCCCCTATGCGATGCGGGCGAGACTGGCGCTGGCGATCAGCGCTACCTCTGTCGAACTGCGTGAGGTTAGGCTGTCGGCCAAGCCAGCGGCTATGCTCGCTGCGTCGCCGAAAGGCACCGTTCCCGTGTTAGTGTTGCCGAATGGCGCAGTGATCGACCAAAGTATGAATATCATACGCCATGCATTGGCACGGCATGATCCTGAAGGCTGGCTGGATCATGACGATCCGGCGTTGATCGCCGCGAACGACGGGCCGTTCAAACATGATCTGGATCGCTACAAATATCCTGAACGACATGGCGCGGACCCGACGGCGCATCGGCAGTCGGGCCTGGCTTTTCTTCAGGAGATCGAAGACAGACTTGCCCAGGCAACGCATCTATGTGGCCCAAAGCGCGGCATCGCAGACGCGGCGATCGTGCCGTTCGTACGACAATTCGCTGCCGTAGAACCGGACTGGTTCACCTTGCAACCGCTTGCGCGGCTCAAACTATGGCTTTCCGATTATCTGGCCTCGGACCTGTTTGCGGCCATCATGCTTCGTGTGTCACCCTGGTCGGACGGAGATAGCGTCGTCAGGGTGAATTGGGACGATGCGCCGCTATCATGGACAGCCCATCATCCGCCAAGGGACGAATGA